In a genomic window of Desulfovibrio porci:
- the alaS gene encoding alanine--tRNA ligase: MLTAQEIRRRYLDFFLSHRHEVVPSGPLIPPNDPSLLFTNAGMVQFKKLFLGEETRAYTRAASCQKCLRVSGKHNDLENVGRTARHHTFFEMLGNFSFGDYFKREAITWAWQFVTEELQLPKEKLWVTVFREDDEAAEIWKEVAGLTDARIIRMGEKDNFWTMGDTGPCGPCSEIYIDQGEDMSCGPDCGIGKCDCDRFLEIWNLVFTQFDQAADGSRALLAAPNIDTGMGLERIAAVCQGKRSNFDCDLFQEIIQYAAGLAGVTYSFSAPDTNDVDTALRVIADHSRSAAFLIAEGVLPSNENRGYVLRRLIRRALRFATLMGVHEPFMHKVARKVTEVMGEAYPDLPENADFIDRAVFEEEQRFSLTLEKGLHLLDEELQRLGAAGQTVIPGAFCFKLYDTYGFPLDIVTDVAGKRGFTADGPGFEAHMREQRERAREHQKKGGLLGQGAGQGDATFKKLAADGLRSVFVGYESLTAASPITALLNAGGAPVDHLGEGETGFAVAGKTPFYGESGGQAGDAGLLSAASGQARVLTARKPAPDLIVHEIEVLRGELHAGQEAALSVDADSRQATARNHTCTHLLHAALRRTLGGHVKQAGSLVDGQRLRFDFSHIAALTPEELAAVERDVNRAILADLPVTAREMPREQALADGAMALFGEKYGETVRVLSVGREGESPESVELCGGTHLCRTGQAGSFLIVAETGVAAGVRRIEAVTGWNAYSLAAEQRAEVAALAGMLKSKPGQLAERVQALQTEVKKMRKASEKASAAPATGADLLRRAEDVNGVRLLAARLDNVPVKALREVMDDVRSRLSSAGVACLATVEEGKVGLLLYVSKDLHGRFTAPALIKQVAAPCGGAGGGRPDLAQAGGARPEGLDEAFAVLKTLIEK, encoded by the coding sequence ATGCTGACTGCCCAAGAAATCCGCCGTCGTTATCTGGACTTTTTTCTGAGCCACCGGCACGAAGTCGTGCCGTCCGGACCGCTGATCCCGCCCAATGATCCCAGCCTGCTGTTCACCAACGCGGGCATGGTCCAGTTCAAAAAGCTCTTTCTGGGCGAGGAGACGCGCGCCTACACCCGCGCGGCCTCCTGCCAGAAATGCCTGCGCGTGTCCGGCAAGCACAACGACCTGGAAAACGTGGGCCGCACCGCGCGTCACCACACCTTTTTCGAAATGCTGGGCAATTTCTCCTTCGGCGACTACTTCAAGCGCGAGGCCATCACCTGGGCCTGGCAGTTCGTCACCGAGGAACTGCAACTGCCCAAGGAAAAGCTCTGGGTCACGGTTTTCCGCGAAGACGACGAGGCCGCCGAAATCTGGAAAGAAGTGGCCGGACTCACCGACGCGCGCATCATCCGCATGGGCGAGAAGGACAATTTCTGGACCATGGGCGATACCGGCCCCTGCGGCCCCTGTTCCGAAATCTACATCGACCAGGGCGAGGACATGTCCTGCGGGCCGGACTGCGGCATCGGCAAATGTGACTGCGACCGCTTTCTGGAAATCTGGAACCTGGTCTTCACCCAGTTCGACCAAGCCGCCGACGGCAGCCGCGCCCTGCTGGCCGCGCCCAACATCGACACCGGCATGGGCCTGGAGCGTATTGCCGCGGTCTGCCAGGGCAAGCGATCCAACTTCGACTGCGATCTTTTTCAGGAAATCATCCAGTACGCGGCCGGGCTGGCGGGCGTGACCTACAGTTTCAGCGCGCCGGACACCAACGACGTGGACACGGCCCTGCGCGTCATCGCCGACCACAGCCGCTCCGCCGCCTTTCTCATTGCCGAGGGCGTGCTGCCTTCCAACGAGAACCGGGGTTACGTGCTGCGCCGTCTGATCCGCCGGGCCCTACGCTTCGCCACGCTCATGGGCGTGCACGAGCCATTCATGCACAAGGTGGCCCGCAAGGTGACGGAGGTCATGGGCGAAGCCTACCCCGACCTGCCGGAAAACGCGGATTTCATCGACCGCGCGGTGTTCGAGGAGGAGCAGCGCTTCTCCCTGACCCTGGAAAAGGGCCTGCATCTGCTGGACGAGGAACTGCAACGCCTGGGCGCCGCCGGGCAGACGGTCATCCCCGGCGCGTTCTGCTTCAAGCTCTACGATACCTACGGCTTCCCCCTGGATATCGTCACGGACGTGGCGGGCAAGCGCGGCTTCACGGCGGACGGGCCGGGTTTTGAAGCCCACATGCGCGAACAGCGCGAGCGCGCCCGCGAGCATCAGAAAAAGGGCGGCCTGCTGGGCCAGGGCGCGGGGCAGGGCGACGCGACCTTCAAAAAGCTGGCCGCCGACGGCCTGCGCAGCGTCTTTGTGGGTTATGAAAGCCTCACGGCCGCAAGCCCGATCACGGCTCTGCTGAACGCCGGAGGCGCGCCCGTGGACCATCTGGGCGAAGGCGAAACCGGCTTCGCCGTGGCGGGAAAAACGCCGTTTTACGGCGAATCCGGCGGTCAGGCGGGCGATGCCGGGCTGCTCTCCGCCGCGTCGGGCCAGGCCAGGGTGCTGACCGCCCGCAAGCCCGCGCCGGACCTCATTGTGCATGAAATTGAAGTCTTGCGCGGCGAGTTGCACGCGGGACAGGAGGCGGCCCTCAGCGTGGACGCGGACAGCCGCCAGGCCACGGCCCGCAACCATACCTGCACGCATTTGCTGCACGCGGCCCTGCGCCGGACGCTGGGCGGCCACGTCAAGCAGGCCGGTTCCCTGGTGGACGGGCAGCGCCTGCGTTTTGACTTTTCGCACATCGCGGCCCTGACGCCCGAGGAACTGGCCGCCGTGGAGCGCGACGTGAACCGCGCCATCCTGGCCGACCTGCCGGTGACCGCGCGCGAAATGCCGCGCGAACAGGCGCTGGCCGACGGAGCCATGGCCCTGTTCGGCGAGAAATACGGCGAGACCGTGCGCGTGCTGAGCGTAGGCCGCGAGGGCGAAAGCCCCGAGTCAGTGGAACTCTGCGGCGGCACGCATCTCTGCCGCACCGGCCAGGCCGGATCGTTCCTGATCGTGGCCGAAACCGGCGTGGCCGCGGGCGTTCGCCGCATCGAGGCGGTCACCGGCTGGAACGCCTACAGCCTGGCCGCGGAGCAGCGCGCCGAGGTCGCGGCTCTGGCCGGAATGCTCAAGTCCAAACCCGGCCAGCTGGCCGAGCGCGTCCAGGCCTTGCAGACGGAAGTCAAGAAAATGCGCAAGGCCTCGGAAAAGGCCTCGGCCGCGCCCGCCACGGGCGCGGACCTGCTGCGCCGGGCCGAGGATGTCAACGGCGTGCGCCTGCTGGCCGCGCGCCTGGACAATGTGCCGGTCAAGGCGTTGCGCGAGGTCATGGACGACGTGCGCTCGCGTCTTTCCAGCGCGGGCGTGGCCTGTCTGGCCACGGTGGAAGAGGGCAAGGTGGGCCTGCTGCTCTATGTTTCCAAAGATTTGCACGGCCGATTCACGGCTCCGGCCCTGATCAAACAGGTGGCCGCGCCCTGCGGCGGCGCGGGCGGCGGCCGTCCGGATCTGGCCCAGGCCGGAGGCGCCAGGCCCGAAGGTCTGGACGAAGCCTTTGCCGTGCTGAAAACCCTGATCGAAAAATAA
- the ahbC gene encoding 12,18-didecarboxysiroheme deacetylase — MIGISKLYCGQVEPSDALRYGRESGKLPSHLLQFSKDKKPVIVWNMTQRCNLKCVHCYAHAVEVDGTDDINTEQAKAMIDDLAAFGAPVMLFSGGEPLVRKDLVELASHATGKGMRAVISTNGTLITPQKARELKEVGLSYVGISLDGMEDVHDHFRCVPGAFKKALQGIANCQAEGLKVGLRFTINKRNVAEIPGIFRLLKELEVPRACFYHLVYSGRGSELIKEDLDHAETRAVLDLIMDETRALFDAGHPKEILTVDNHADGPYVWMRLQREDPKRAEEVFELLQYNEGNNSGRGIGCISWDGKVHADQFWREHVFGNVLERPFSQIWDDPSIELLHKLKNKKAHVGGRCAKCRYLNICGGNFRARAEAFYGDEWAQDPACYLTDEEIGI; from the coding sequence ATGATAGGCATTTCGAAATTGTACTGCGGGCAGGTGGAACCTTCGGACGCGCTGCGCTACGGCCGGGAATCCGGCAAACTGCCCTCGCATCTGCTGCAATTCTCCAAGGACAAGAAGCCGGTCATTGTCTGGAACATGACCCAGCGCTGCAACCTGAAGTGCGTGCATTGCTACGCCCATGCCGTGGAAGTGGACGGCACGGACGACATCAATACCGAACAGGCCAAGGCCATGATCGACGATCTGGCGGCTTTCGGCGCGCCGGTGATGCTTTTCTCCGGCGGCGAGCCCCTGGTGCGCAAGGATCTGGTGGAACTGGCCAGCCACGCCACCGGCAAGGGCATGCGCGCGGTGATCTCCACCAACGGCACTCTGATCACGCCGCAGAAAGCGCGCGAACTCAAGGAAGTGGGCCTGTCCTACGTGGGCATTTCCCTGGACGGCATGGAAGACGTGCACGACCATTTCCGTTGCGTGCCCGGCGCGTTCAAAAAAGCCCTGCAAGGCATCGCCAACTGCCAGGCCGAGGGCCTCAAGGTGGGCCTGCGCTTCACCATCAACAAGCGCAATGTGGCGGAAATCCCCGGCATCTTCCGTCTGCTCAAAGAGCTGGAAGTGCCGCGCGCCTGTTTTTACCACCTGGTCTATTCGGGACGCGGTTCGGAACTGATCAAGGAAGATCTGGATCACGCCGAAACCCGCGCCGTGCTGGACCTGATCATGGATGAAACCCGCGCCCTGTTCGACGCGGGCCATCCCAAGGAAATCCTCACCGTGGACAACCACGCCGACGGCCCCTATGTCTGGATGCGCCTGCAGCGCGAGGACCCCAAACGGGCCGAGGAAGTCTTTGAACTCTTGCAGTACAACGAAGGCAACAATTCGGGCCGGGGCATCGGCTGTATTTCCTGGGACGGCAAGGTGCACGCCGACCAGTTCTGGCGTGAACACGTCTTCGGCAATGTGCTGGAGCGGCCCTTCTCGCAGATCTGGGACGACCCGTCCATCGAACTGCTGCACAAGCTCAAGAACAAAAAGGCCCATGTGGGCGGCCGTTGCGCCAAATGCCGGTATCTGAACATCTGCGGCGGCAACTTCCGGGCCAGGGCCGAGGCTTTTTACGGCGACGAGTGGGCGCAGGACCCGGCTTGTTATCTGACTGACGAGGAAATCGGAATATAG
- the hemB gene encoding porphobilinogen synthase yields the protein MTTPFHRGRRLRWTPELRALVRETPPLLVEDLIMPYFVVETEDRSFRKEVASMPGQYQLSPGELEKQVEKAVDTGLTAVLLFGIPAKKDEKASGAYAEDGIVQQAVRRLKERWPRLIVITDVCLCEYMSHGHCGVLMPDGAVLNDPTLPLLAKTAVSHAAAGADMVAPSDMMDGRVAAIRAALDEGGLKELPIMSYAVKYAGAYYGPFRDAAESAPASGDRKSYQMDPGNAREALIEARADLDEGADALIVKPAGPYSDIIRLVREHVDVPLCAYQVSGEYSMIRAAGLNGWIDERAVMLESLQGLKRAGADMLITYFAEEILRQRLAR from the coding sequence ATGACTACGCCATTTCATCGCGGCCGTCGGCTGCGCTGGACCCCGGAACTCCGCGCCCTGGTGCGCGAAACTCCGCCTCTACTGGTGGAAGACCTGATTATGCCCTACTTTGTGGTGGAAACCGAAGACCGGTCTTTCCGCAAAGAAGTGGCCTCCATGCCCGGCCAGTACCAGCTTTCGCCGGGCGAGCTGGAAAAGCAGGTGGAAAAAGCCGTGGATACGGGCCTGACGGCTGTACTGCTCTTCGGCATTCCGGCCAAGAAAGACGAAAAGGCCAGCGGCGCGTATGCCGAGGACGGCATCGTGCAGCAGGCCGTGCGCCGTCTCAAGGAGCGCTGGCCCAGGCTCATCGTGATTACCGACGTCTGTCTCTGCGAATACATGAGCCACGGCCATTGCGGCGTGCTGATGCCCGACGGCGCTGTGCTCAACGACCCCACACTGCCCCTGCTGGCCAAGACGGCGGTGAGCCACGCGGCGGCCGGCGCGGACATGGTGGCCCCCTCGGACATGATGGACGGGCGGGTAGCGGCCATCCGCGCGGCCCTGGACGAAGGCGGCCTGAAAGAGCTGCCCATCATGTCCTATGCCGTGAAGTATGCCGGAGCCTATTACGGACCGTTCCGCGACGCGGCGGAATCCGCCCCGGCCAGCGGTGACCGCAAATCCTATCAGATGGATCCCGGCAACGCCCGCGAAGCCCTGATCGAAGCCCGCGCAGACCTGGACGAGGGCGCGGACGCGCTCATCGTCAAGCCGGCGGGGCCGTACAGCGACATCATCCGTCTGGTGCGCGAGCATGTGGACGTGCCGCTCTGCGCCTATCAGGTCAGCGGCGAATATTCCATGATCCGCGCGGCGGGGCTCAACGGCTGGATCGACGAGCGCGCGGTCATGCTGGAAAGCCTGCAGGGCCTCAAACGCGCGGGCGCGGACATGCTCATCACCTATTTCGCCGAGGAAATCCTCCGGCAAAGGCTGGCGCGCTGA
- the ahbD gene encoding heme b synthase, which yields MHGQDQHSGAHPGTMAGHTTGHPGGAPGTTRVLEDGSPVCRLIAWEVTRSCNLACKHCRAEAHPEPYPGELSTAEAKALIDTFPQVGNPIIIFTGGDPMIRPDVYELVAYTHAKGLTCAFSPNGTLITPENARRIKEAGVERCSISIDGADAESHDAFRGVPGAFEASMRGIGHLKDAGVPFQINTTVTRNNLSSFKKIFELCERIGAAAWHIFLLVPMGRASGLADQVITAQEYEDVLHWLYDFRKGTSMHLKATCAPHYYRIMRQRAHEEGLRVTPETFGMDAMTRGCLGGTGFCFISHTGQVQPCGYLELNCGNVRETPFPEIWRKSEYFRQFRDQSCYKGKCGSCEFHKVCGGCRARAQSMDGDHMGPEPLCTYQPAKMKTR from the coding sequence ATGCACGGACAGGACCAACACTCCGGCGCTCATCCGGGAACCATGGCCGGCCATACGACAGGACATCCGGGCGGCGCGCCCGGCACGACCCGCGTGCTGGAGGACGGCAGCCCGGTCTGCCGCCTCATCGCCTGGGAAGTGACCCGCTCCTGTAATCTGGCCTGCAAGCACTGCCGGGCCGAAGCCCATCCCGAGCCCTATCCCGGCGAGTTGTCCACGGCCGAGGCCAAGGCGCTCATCGACACCTTTCCGCAGGTGGGCAATCCCATCATCATTTTCACCGGCGGCGATCCCATGATCCGGCCGGACGTCTATGAACTGGTGGCCTATACCCACGCCAAGGGACTGACCTGCGCCTTTTCGCCCAACGGCACCCTGATCACGCCGGAAAACGCCCGGCGCATCAAGGAAGCCGGGGTGGAGCGCTGCTCCATCTCCATTGACGGGGCCGACGCGGAAAGTCACGACGCCTTCCGGGGCGTGCCCGGCGCGTTCGAGGCCAGCATGCGCGGTATCGGTCATCTCAAGGACGCGGGTGTGCCCTTTCAGATCAACACCACGGTGACGCGCAACAACCTGAGCAGCTTCAAGAAAATCTTCGAGCTTTGCGAACGCATCGGCGCGGCGGCCTGGCACATCTTTCTGCTGGTGCCCATGGGCCGGGCTTCGGGGCTGGCGGATCAGGTCATCACCGCGCAGGAATATGAGGACGTGCTGCACTGGCTCTATGATTTCCGCAAGGGCACAAGCATGCATCTCAAGGCCACCTGCGCGCCGCACTATTACCGGATCATGCGCCAGCGCGCGCATGAGGAAGGCCTGCGCGTCACGCCGGAAACCTTCGGCATGGACGCCATGACCAGGGGCTGTCTGGGCGGCACGGGCTTCTGCTTTATCAGCCATACCGGCCAGGTCCAGCCCTGCGGCTATCTGGAACTCAACTGCGGCAATGTGCGCGAAACGCCCTTCCCGGAAATCTGGCGCAAGAGCGAATACTTCCGCCAGTTCCGCGACCAGTCCTGTTACAAGGGCAAGTGCGGCTCGTGCGAGTTCCACAAGGTCTGCGGCGGCTGCCGGGCCCGCGCGCAGAGCATGGACGGGGACCACATGGGGCCGGAACCGCTGTGCACCTATCAGCCCGCGAAAATGAAGACGCGCTGA
- the ahbA gene encoding siroheme decarboxylase subunit alpha — MDSLDRQLLDIIQTDFPLTPRPYAELGQRLGIPEEEALERVRTLRGRKIIRRLGANFQSAKLGFVSTLCAAKVPEDKLDAFIAEVNARPGVTHNYLREHNYNVWFTLISPSREEAQAVLDEISARTGVAILNLPATKLFKIRVDFRMGDEA; from the coding sequence ATGGACAGTCTGGACAGGCAGCTGCTGGACATCATCCAGACGGATTTTCCCCTGACGCCGCGGCCGTACGCCGAGCTGGGCCAACGCCTGGGCATTCCCGAGGAAGAAGCCCTGGAGCGGGTGCGGACCTTGCGCGGCCGCAAGATCATCCGTCGCCTGGGGGCCAATTTCCAGTCCGCCAAGCTGGGTTTCGTGTCCACACTCTGCGCGGCCAAGGTGCCCGAAGACAAGCTGGACGCCTTCATTGCCGAGGTCAACGCCCGGCCCGGCGTGACCCATAATTATCTGCGCGAGCACAACTACAACGTCTGGTTTACCCTGATCAGCCCCTCGCGTGAGGAGGCCCAGGCCGTGCTGGACGAGATCAGCGCGCGCACCGGCGTGGCCATTCTCAACCTGCCCGCCACAAAACTGTTCAAGATCCGCGTGGACTTCCGCATGGGCGACGAGGCCTAG
- the aldA gene encoding aldehyde dehydrogenase: MRIYAQFINGELVSRPGTGMIDVENPSSGEIMAQVPDGGAEDARAALEAARAAQDGWAALPAPARATALKKLAGGIRERRTELAAILAEEQAKTLPLAQVEVDFTAEYFDYYAGWARIYEGEIIQSDRPRENILLYRQPIGVVAGICPWNFPLFVTARKVAPALLAGCAVVIKPSSVAPVTVMEFAKIAAGLDLPKGVLNVVTGGGARLGEALAKSPLTDMVSLTGSVEAGQRIIAAGAANITKVSLELGGKAPAIVCADADLDLAAKAVTASRTIFSGQVCNCAERVYVHESIADAFAEKLVKAFEAVRLGDPFDEPAPDMCSQINAEQLAKIEGMVRRARADGAEAVMGGAPADRKKGYFYMPTLLRNCRQDMEIVRKEIFGPVLPMLTFSDFDEAIALANDCEYGLTSSIYTRNVSLALEAVNRLKFGETYVNRENFEGMQGFHAGWRKSGIGGADGKHGLMEYLQTHVAYIQY, encoded by the coding sequence ATGCGCATCTATGCACAGTTCATCAACGGCGAACTGGTTAGCCGCCCCGGCACGGGAATGATTGATGTGGAGAACCCCTCCAGCGGAGAAATCATGGCCCAGGTGCCTGACGGCGGCGCGGAGGACGCGCGTGCCGCGCTGGAGGCGGCGCGTGCCGCGCAGGACGGTTGGGCCGCGCTGCCGGCGCCCGCGCGCGCCACGGCGCTGAAAAAGCTGGCCGGGGGCATCCGCGAGCGGCGCACGGAACTGGCCGCCATCCTGGCCGAGGAGCAGGCCAAAACCCTGCCCCTGGCGCAGGTGGAGGTGGATTTCACCGCCGAATATTTCGACTATTACGCTGGTTGGGCGCGGATTTATGAAGGCGAAATCATCCAGAGTGACCGCCCGCGTGAAAATATCCTGCTCTACCGTCAGCCTATCGGCGTGGTGGCGGGCATCTGTCCCTGGAATTTCCCGCTCTTTGTCACGGCCCGCAAGGTGGCTCCGGCTCTGCTGGCCGGATGCGCCGTGGTGATCAAGCCCAGCAGCGTGGCCCCGGTCACGGTCATGGAATTCGCCAAAATCGCCGCCGGGCTGGACCTGCCCAAGGGCGTGCTGAACGTGGTCACCGGCGGCGGGGCGCGCCTGGGCGAAGCCCTGGCCAAAAGCCCGCTCACCGACATGGTTTCCCTCACCGGCAGCGTGGAGGCCGGGCAGCGCATCATCGCGGCCGGCGCGGCCAACATCACCAAGGTTTCTCTCGAACTGGGCGGCAAGGCTCCGGCCATCGTCTGCGCGGACGCGGATCTGGATCTGGCAGCCAAAGCCGTCACGGCCTCGCGCACGATCTTCAGCGGCCAGGTCTGCAACTGCGCGGAGCGGGTCTATGTGCACGAGAGCATTGCCGACGCCTTCGCGGAAAAGCTGGTCAAAGCTTTTGAAGCCGTGCGGCTGGGCGATCCTTTTGACGAACCCGCGCCGGACATGTGCAGCCAGATCAACGCCGAACAGCTGGCCAAAATCGAAGGCATGGTCCGCCGGGCCAGGGCCGACGGGGCGGAGGCGGTCATGGGCGGCGCGCCTGCGGACAGAAAGAAGGGCTATTTCTACATGCCCACGCTGCTGCGCAATTGCCGCCAGGATATGGAAATCGTGCGCAAGGAAATCTTCGGGCCGGTGCTGCCCATGCTGACCTTCAGCGATTTCGATGAAGCCATCGCTCTGGCCAATGACTGCGAGTATGGCCTGACCTCCTCCATCTACACGCGCAACGTGTCCCTGGCCCTGGAGGCCGTCAACCGCCTCAAGTTCGGCGAGACCTACGTCAACCGCGAAAATTTCGAGGGCATGCAGGGTTTTCACGCGGGCTGGCGCAAGTCCGGCATTGGCGGCGCGGACGGCAAGCACGGACTGATGGAGTATTTACAGACGCATGTGGCCTATATTCAGTACTAA